From the genome of Anopheles moucheti chromosome 3, idAnoMoucSN_F20_07, whole genome shotgun sequence, one region includes:
- the LOC128300535 gene encoding epsilon-sarcoglycan, which translates to MMEVMLKTLCILLMAASIAHGKETTYITDDVSVSELFSLRIEPRMFNWTYEGLSEQFLYRSALEGYPDLPSWVRYMYSPEYHSGFLYGTPPLRNADTRVPIEIIALNRLTYETKRLVLVLAVHRKQPAKHIIQMKIDNLNWVHMMDPGRIENLKNIFRNDLWPESRSDLHVIFMDSAVKLGARLPLRPQQREGVVVHLGSSTDFSPRMLELQEEVKPLYKISSCTYKRTSVQTTFENSGFKLDWCAFRLVTTEDDITALPHHPNESHKHAGVRKDHQHVSHFPDKWDAPLKSEVPERNYSDEIAISFAIPGMIFALLLCGLTIILCFQHEKLHDDDSEYYFNYVFYICTDFLRMQKSSRTEYSTIAPNVQMVQYSPDDVNSTIKLKSLREAPFDDTHSVSPTESYFRDGATHIGNMYMRPKPPPYKLSGNANSPTLNRNGNFEI; encoded by the exons ATGATGGAAGTAATGCTGAAAACGCTGTGCATTTTATTGATGGCCGCATCCATAGCTCACGGAAAGGAAACGACCTACATTACGGACGATGTTTCCGTGTCGGAGCTGTTTTCTCTGCGAATCGAACCGCGTATGTTTAACTGGACGTACGAAGGATTGAGCGAGCAGTTTCTTTACCGATCTGCGCTGGAAGGTTATCCGGATCTACCGTCGTGGGTACGCTACATGTACAGCCCGGAATATCATTCCGGATTCCTGTACGGAACACCTCCACTGCGAAATGCTGACACGCGAGTACCGATCGAAATCATCGCCTTGAACCGATTGACTTACGAAACTAAGCGGCTCGTACTGGTACTGGCCGTGCATCGGAAACAACCGGCGAAGCACattattcaaatgaaaattGACAATCTGAACTGGGTCCACATGATGGATCCGGGGCGgattgaaaatttgaaaaacatttttcgtAACGATTTGTGGCCAGAAAGCCGGTCCGATCTGCACGTTATCTTTATGGATTCTGCCGTTAAGTTGGGTGCCCGTTTACCCTTGCGACCTCAGCAGCGGGAAGGTGTGGTGGTGCATCTCGGAAGTAGTACCGATTTCTCGCCAAGGATGCTTGAACTGCAGGAGGAAGTGAAACCGCTGTACAAAATATCTTCCTGCACATATAAACGGACATCGGTGCAGACAACATTTGAAAATTCGGGATTCAAGCTGGATTGGTGTGCATTTCGACTA GTCACAACGGAGGACGATATTACCGCGTTACCACATCATCCAAACGAAAGTCACAAGCATGCAGGTGTTCGCAAGGATCATCAACACGTGTCCCATTTCCCCGACAAGTGGGATGCCCCGTTGAAGTCGGAAGTACCAGAGCGCAACTATAGCGATGAGATCGCCATATCGTTTGCCATTCCAGGGATGATATTCGCACTGCTACTTTGCGGTCTCACCATCATTCTTTGCTTTCAGCATGAGAAATT GCATGACGACGATTCAgaatattatttcaattatgttTTCTACATTTGCACTGACTTCCTTAG GATGCAAAAATCCTCCCGTACGGAATACAGCACCATCGCTCCAAACGTGCAGATGGTGCAGTACTCACCGGATGATGTAAACTCCACAATAAAGTTGAAAAGTTTGCGGGAGGCGCCATTCGATGATACTCATTCGGTCAG TCCCACGGAAAGTTACTTCCGCGATGGAGCTACTCACATCGGCAACATGTATATGCGCCCGAAACCTCCACCATACAAGCTGTCCGGCAATGCCAACTCACCAACTTTGAACCGCAACGGCAACTTTGAGATATGA